The Aliiroseovarius pelagivivens genome contains a region encoding:
- a CDS encoding TRAP transporter large permease, which translates to MTFELLSCLLTLFVLAGIGTPIGYSILLASIVYLGFAGLDVALAGEKILQGFYRSTILLAVPLFIVAANIMNAGTITDRLLNFCVAAVGRFKGGLGHVNVVASLIFSGMSGSAVADAAGIGKIIIEMMTKDGRYSRGYAAAITAASATIGPIIPPSIPMVLYALVSKASIGSLFLAGILPGLIMGVVLMAMNYYLAGKRNFALEDPIPLKELPRKTANAFPALLMPAILLYGIYGGVTTPTEAAAVAAFYALLLAALFYRALSFKALYQVFVDSARSSASVGVVIGGAFILNFIVIQEQIPQSISALLQGADVSPIMFLIAINVLILLLGCVLDATTIILVIVPLFIPTCEALGIDLVHFGVLVVVNSMIGLITPPYGILLFVINAVTDIPLREIIAEIWAFLAVLVLALLLLLFSPDLVLWLPRLFGYQG; encoded by the coding sequence ATGACATTCGAACTTCTGTCTTGTTTGCTGACGCTTTTCGTGTTGGCCGGTATCGGTACGCCAATCGGCTATTCGATCCTTTTGGCCTCGATCGTCTATCTGGGCTTTGCTGGCCTTGATGTGGCACTTGCAGGTGAGAAGATCCTGCAAGGTTTCTATCGCAGCACGATCCTTCTGGCCGTGCCGCTGTTCATCGTCGCAGCGAACATTATGAATGCGGGCACGATTACCGACCGATTGCTGAATTTCTGTGTTGCGGCCGTGGGGCGCTTCAAAGGCGGGCTGGGCCATGTGAACGTGGTCGCCTCGCTTATCTTCTCGGGCATGTCCGGGTCTGCGGTCGCGGATGCGGCGGGCATTGGAAAGATCATCATCGAGATGATGACCAAGGACGGTCGCTATAGCCGCGGCTATGCGGCGGCGATCACTGCGGCCTCGGCCACCATCGGTCCGATCATCCCGCCCTCGATCCCTATGGTGCTGTATGCGCTGGTCTCAAAAGCCTCAATCGGTTCGCTGTTCCTTGCTGGCATTCTGCCCGGCCTGATCATGGGCGTGGTTCTGATGGCGATGAACTATTACCTCGCCGGCAAACGCAACTTTGCGCTTGAAGATCCCATTCCGTTGAAGGAACTGCCGCGCAAAACAGCCAACGCATTCCCGGCACTTCTGATGCCCGCAATCCTGCTGTACGGTATCTATGGCGGCGTCACCACGCCGACCGAAGCCGCTGCGGTTGCCGCCTTTTACGCCCTGCTTCTGGCCGCGCTCTTCTATCGCGCCCTGTCGTTCAAAGCACTCTATCAGGTCTTCGTCGACAGCGCCCGGTCGTCGGCTTCAGTTGGGGTCGTCATCGGTGGCGCGTTCATCCTGAACTTCATCGTCATTCAAGAGCAGATCCCGCAGTCGATCTCGGCCCTGTTGCAAGGCGCTGACGTCAGCCCGATCATGTTCCTGATCGCGATCAACGTGCTGATCCTGCTGCTGGGCTGTGTGTTGGACGCGACGACGATCATCCTTGTAATCGTGCCGCTGTTCATCCCGACCTGCGAAGCGCTGGGCATCGACCTTGTCCACTTCGGCGTGCTGGTCGTGGTGAACTCGATGATCGGTCTGATCACGCCACCTTACGGCATCCTTCTTTTCGTCATCAACGCGGTGACAGACATCCCGCTGCGCGAGATCATCGCAGAAATATGGGCTTTCCTGGCCGTGCTGGTTCTGGCTCTGCTTCTGTTGCTCTTCTCGCCTGATCTGGTTCTGTGGCTGCCGAGGCTCTTCGGATACCAAGGCTAA
- a CDS encoding TRAP transporter small permease yields MEKAFKWFSRLAEAIAGGLLAAIFLTFLLQIALRYLFTPAGWTLELIGILWVWVIFFSCAFVVREQDHVKFDIIYLSVPRRVRKIMSLIAAAAIVIAMLYTFLPTWDYIEWMKIRKTSTVRNPFTGNKIPLRDVFSVYAVFMIAVAARYAWLFVDVLRNGPPKTELEMVVEEMAEHESDDGDAS; encoded by the coding sequence ATGGAGAAAGCCTTCAAGTGGTTCTCCCGTCTTGCAGAAGCGATTGCCGGCGGCTTGCTGGCGGCAATCTTCCTGACCTTTCTTCTACAGATCGCGCTGAGATACCTGTTCACGCCCGCCGGATGGACGTTGGAGTTGATTGGTATCCTGTGGGTCTGGGTGATCTTCTTCAGCTGTGCCTTCGTAGTGCGCGAACAGGATCACGTGAAATTCGACATCATCTATCTGTCTGTCCCGCGCCGGGTTCGAAAAATCATGTCCCTAATTGCCGCCGCAGCAATTGTGATAGCGATGCTTTATACGTTCCTGCCCACTTGGGACTACATCGAGTGGATGAAAATCCGAAAGACCTCGACCGTGCGCAATCCGTTTACGGGCAACAAAATCCCACTGCGCGATGTCTTCTCGGTCTACGCGGTCTTCATGATCGCCGTCGCTGCCCGTTATGCGTGGCTATTCGTTGACGTCCTACGCAACGGCCCCCCGAAGACCGAACTTGAAATGGTTGTCGAAGAGATGGCCGAACACGAGAGCGATGACGGAGACGCATCATGA
- the dctP gene encoding TRAP transporter substrate-binding protein DctP, protein MITKLTRRAAISAIVAAGVVAGTSGASFAADKIQLRLATSGSETDQRSVAMAEVFGPMVADFADYQPSYNGTIFAQGTELDAISRGNLEMSIASAQELAQFFPEFSIFATGYVHQDAAHQVAVFNDPLMDPFKAKVEDELGIKLLSVMYLGRRQVNLRQSKDELTVMKPEDLAGVNLRMPGTDAWQFLGAALGAAPTPMAFSEVYTGLSTGAVDGQDNPLPTVVDKKFYEVTKQIVLTSHLVDLNYIAMSKAVWDGMSADQQATVQKAADAAAESGRAKQLELEGSLVSFLEEQGMSVYEPDLEAFRTHVQAQYVGSEFAASWPEGVLEKINALGN, encoded by the coding sequence ATGATCACCAAACTAACACGCCGCGCGGCGATTTCTGCCATCGTGGCAGCGGGCGTTGTCGCTGGCACATCGGGTGCCAGCTTCGCGGCCGACAAAATCCAACTGCGTCTGGCAACTTCGGGTTCGGAAACGGACCAACGTTCGGTCGCAATGGCCGAAGTCTTTGGGCCGATGGTTGCAGACTTCGCTGACTATCAACCCAGCTATAACGGTACGATCTTCGCCCAAGGCACCGAGCTTGACGCGATCTCGCGCGGGAACCTTGAGATGTCGATCGCCTCGGCACAGGAACTGGCACAGTTCTTCCCCGAGTTCTCGATCTTCGCGACCGGCTATGTCCATCAGGACGCTGCCCACCAGGTTGCCGTGTTCAACGATCCGCTGATGGATCCGTTCAAAGCCAAGGTGGAAGACGAGCTGGGCATCAAGCTGCTGTCGGTCATGTATCTTGGCCGTCGTCAGGTGAACCTGCGCCAGTCGAAAGACGAACTGACAGTCATGAAGCCGGAAGATCTGGCTGGCGTGAACCTGCGTATGCCGGGCACGGATGCATGGCAGTTCCTGGGCGCCGCTCTGGGTGCCGCCCCGACGCCGATGGCATTCTCGGAAGTTTACACCGGTCTGTCGACCGGCGCCGTTGATGGTCAGGACAACCCGCTGCCGACCGTTGTGGACAAAAAGTTCTACGAGGTGACCAAACAGATCGTTCTGACGTCGCACCTTGTTGACCTGAACTACATCGCGATGTCGAAAGCTGTTTGGGATGGCATGTCGGCCGACCAGCAGGCCACCGTTCAGAAAGCCGCCGATGCTGCTGCCGAAAGCGGTCGCGCCAAGCAGCTTGAACTGGAAGGAAGCCTTGTGTCCTTCTTGGAAGAACAAGGCATGTCGGTTTACGAACCTGATCTGGAAGCCTTCCGCACCCACGTGCAGGCACAGTATGTTGGATCCGAGTTCGCAGCCAGCTGGCCTGAAGGCGTGCTTGAGAAAATCAACGCGCTGGGCAACTAA
- a CDS encoding Gfo/Idh/MocA family protein, translating to METVQIAIAGVGLVGRRHADAINQLKHVTLSGVVDPSDEGRAYAQDRGVPCFDTLEDLFAAQKPDGLVLATPTPLHVEQGLEAVRHGCPVLVEKPLATSASEARTLVDQAEANSVPILVGHHRRHNPLIRKAHEVVSAGGIGEVRAVHVNCWFYKPDHYFDEAPWRKKAGAGPISVNLAHDVDLIRHLCGEVQSVQAQSAPSMRGFENEDVAAAVLRFENGAIGTITVSDSIVAPWSWELTSNEYPIYPPTPESCYMIGGAHGSLSVPDLRLWTHQDGMRDWWTPIAATTLIREASDPLVNQMHHFADVIAGRADPLVSGREGLRTLKVLEAIQAACKTGKIVEIHPGQDIETEGEYAAAG from the coding sequence GTGGAGACTGTTCAAATTGCAATCGCTGGGGTGGGCTTGGTTGGTCGACGTCACGCGGATGCCATCAACCAACTGAAACATGTGACCCTGTCCGGTGTGGTGGATCCCAGCGACGAAGGGCGTGCGTACGCACAAGACAGGGGTGTTCCTTGTTTTGACACGCTCGAAGACCTGTTTGCAGCGCAAAAGCCGGATGGGCTGGTTCTGGCAACGCCCACTCCGCTTCATGTCGAGCAAGGACTTGAAGCTGTTCGACACGGTTGCCCGGTCTTGGTCGAGAAGCCTTTGGCGACCTCTGCCAGTGAGGCGCGGACGCTTGTTGATCAGGCTGAAGCCAATAGCGTACCGATTCTTGTCGGCCATCACCGACGTCACAACCCGCTTATCCGCAAGGCGCACGAGGTTGTCTCGGCGGGGGGGATCGGCGAGGTGCGCGCGGTGCATGTCAATTGCTGGTTCTACAAGCCAGACCACTATTTTGATGAAGCGCCATGGCGCAAAAAGGCCGGAGCTGGGCCGATTTCGGTGAACTTGGCGCATGACGTGGATCTGATCCGGCACCTGTGCGGCGAGGTTCAAAGCGTACAGGCGCAGTCCGCACCGTCGATGCGCGGGTTCGAGAACGAGGACGTCGCCGCTGCGGTCCTGCGTTTCGAAAATGGCGCGATCGGAACCATCACGGTGTCCGACAGTATCGTCGCACCCTGGAGCTGGGAGCTGACCTCGAACGAATACCCGATTTACCCGCCGACGCCCGAGAGTTGCTACATGATTGGGGGCGCGCATGGATCATTGTCGGTCCCCGATTTGCGGCTATGGACGCACCAAGATGGAATGCGCGATTGGTGGACGCCAATCGCGGCGACAACACTGATACGCGAGGCGTCGGATCCGCTGGTCAATCAGATGCATCATTTCGCCGATGTCATTGCGGGGCGGGCCGATCCCTTGGTGTCCGGACGCGAGGGATTGCGCACCTTGAAGGTGCTTGAAGCCATCCAGGCGGCCTGCAAAACAGGTAAAATCGTCGAAATTCACCCCGGTCAAGATATTGAAACTGAAGGGGAATATGCGGCTGCAGGATAA
- a CDS encoding GntR family transcriptional regulator, with product MNKQFATVGSSTYQRIKHDIIFGELIPGAKLKLEALKQRYSASSSTLRETLNRLASEGFVEAPEQRGFFVTPVSREDLIEITELRVLLECHALEQSIKNGDTDWEGNLVAAHHKLHLMEQRMLAGDHSEKEMWKRYDWEFHLAMIEACNSKNLLSLHTTLYDKYLRYQMLVLTYRGEDAVVEHKAMFDAALARDASKAKQLLEEHIRNGLAHTLAAMKAESE from the coding sequence ATGAACAAACAATTCGCCACTGTCGGATCGAGCACCTATCAGCGCATCAAGCACGACATCATTTTCGGCGAATTGATCCCGGGCGCGAAACTGAAGCTCGAGGCGCTAAAGCAGCGCTACTCGGCCAGCTCATCGACGCTTCGCGAAACCCTTAATCGTCTCGCTAGCGAAGGGTTCGTCGAAGCGCCCGAACAACGCGGTTTCTTCGTGACCCCCGTCTCTCGTGAAGACCTGATCGAAATCACCGAGCTGCGTGTGCTGTTGGAATGTCATGCGCTGGAGCAGTCGATCAAGAACGGGGACACCGACTGGGAAGGCAATCTGGTCGCAGCCCATCACAAGCTACACCTGATGGAACAACGCATGCTTGCCGGCGATCATTCCGAGAAAGAGATGTGGAAACGTTATGACTGGGAATTCCACCTGGCCATGATCGAGGCGTGTAACTCCAAGAATTTGCTCTCGCTCCACACGACACTTTACGACAAATACCTGCGCTACCAGATGCTGGTTCTGACGTATCGCGGCGAGGATGCAGTGGTCGAGCACAAGGCAATGTTTGACGCAGCGCTTGCAAGAGACGCGAGCAAAGCCAAACAGCTGCTTGAAGAGCATATTCGCAACGGTTTGGCGCATACCTTGGCGGCGATGAAAGCAGAGAGTGAATAA
- a CDS encoding alpha-hydroxy acid oxidase, with protein MGASAIHCAEDARRLARRRLPWMVFDYIDGSAGRETGAVRSRAALDAVTLRPRILKDVSQKSLATEVFGAPAGRPFGIAPMGMCNLSRPGADLMLARLAAQYSVPHGVSTVASTPLEKIIETANGHAWFQLYFSGDGVGTFKLVERAKAAGYTTLVLTVDVPEVGRRPRELRHGFTMPFRIGPSQFIDFALHPQWSLATLFAGKPQMANFEMDGFEFDRTATRANVTWDTLAQLRDAWPGKLVVKGVLDVEDATQLVSAGVDAIQVSSHGARQLESAPAPIDMLVKIRAELGSNFPIFYDSGIRSGEDVLKALSLGADFTFVGRVLQYAIAAAGEAGLERMWEVLSEELSNAMAQTGMTTTSSRG; from the coding sequence ATGGGTGCAAGTGCCATCCACTGCGCTGAAGATGCCCGTCGCCTTGCGCGACGCAGGCTTCCGTGGATGGTGTTTGATTATATCGACGGCTCTGCTGGTCGAGAAACAGGGGCGGTACGAAGTCGGGCCGCCCTTGATGCAGTTACTCTGCGTCCCCGTATCTTGAAGGATGTTAGCCAGAAGTCATTGGCCACAGAAGTATTCGGTGCTCCTGCGGGTCGCCCCTTTGGCATCGCGCCCATGGGGATGTGCAACCTGTCGCGCCCCGGTGCGGACCTGATGCTTGCCCGGTTGGCTGCGCAGTACAGTGTGCCACATGGTGTCTCGACAGTCGCCTCGACCCCGTTGGAGAAGATCATCGAAACTGCCAATGGTCATGCGTGGTTTCAGCTTTATTTTAGCGGTGACGGTGTTGGTACGTTCAAGCTGGTCGAGCGGGCAAAAGCGGCGGGATATACAACCCTGGTCCTAACCGTGGACGTACCCGAAGTTGGTCGACGTCCACGCGAGTTGCGCCATGGCTTCACAATGCCGTTCCGCATTGGCCCAAGCCAGTTCATCGATTTTGCCCTACATCCACAATGGTCCTTGGCCACGCTGTTCGCGGGCAAGCCACAGATGGCGAACTTCGAAATGGACGGGTTCGAGTTTGATCGCACTGCAACACGGGCCAATGTCACATGGGACACGCTTGCCCAGCTTCGTGATGCATGGCCTGGTAAGTTGGTGGTCAAAGGCGTTTTAGATGTCGAAGATGCCACGCAGCTTGTCAGCGCAGGTGTTGACGCCATTCAGGTGTCCAGCCACGGCGCACGTCAGTTGGAAAGCGCACCTGCCCCAATCGACATGCTGGTGAAAATCCGAGCCGAACTCGGATCAAATTTCCCCATATTCTACGATAGCGGCATTCGATCAGGGGAAGATGTCCTTAAAGCACTGAGCTTAGGTGCCGATTTCACGTTCGTTGGCCGCGTTCTACAATACGCTATCGCCGCAGCAGGTGAGGCTGGGCTTGAAAGAATGTGGGAAGTTCTTAGTGAAGAGTTGAGCAATGCGATGGCTCAAACAGGCATGACGACAACGTCTAGTCGGGGGTAG
- the comE gene encoding sulfopyruvate decarboxylase subunit beta yields the protein MIRSEILREIAPILRDQLVVCNIGIPSQELHAIDDQPSNFYMLGTMGLASSIGLGLALAQPKIVIVIDGDGSVLTNLGTLPTIGNNAPDNYILMIIDNGSYGSTGDQPTYTGKKTDLAGMASAAGCDNVVVVQDVDTGTALQEAIDGGKSTVMVVKCDSGNAKMPVITMDPVIIRDRFMKAVAS from the coding sequence ATGATCCGTTCTGAAATCCTGCGCGAGATCGCGCCCATTCTTCGTGACCAACTTGTCGTTTGTAACATTGGCATTCCCAGCCAGGAACTGCATGCCATCGACGATCAGCCGTCAAACTTCTACATGCTCGGCACCATGGGGCTTGCGTCCTCAATCGGACTTGGCCTTGCCTTGGCACAACCAAAGATCGTGATCGTGATTGACGGCGACGGGTCGGTTCTGACCAATCTTGGCACACTGCCCACGATCGGCAACAACGCTCCGGACAACTATATCTTGATGATCATCGACAACGGCTCCTATGGGTCTACAGGCGATCAACCCACTTACACCGGCAAGAAAACTGATCTTGCTGGCATGGCAAGCGCCGCGGGCTGCGACAACGTCGTGGTGGTGCAGGATGTGGATACGGGCACAGCGCTGCAAGAGGCGATTGATGGCGGCAAATCCACCGTGATGGTGGTGAAATGCGACAGCGGAAACGCCAAGATGCCGGTCATCACCATGGACCCCGTGATCATCCGTGATCGCTTTATGAAAGCGGTCGCTAGCTGA
- the comD gene encoding sulfopyruvate decarboxylase subunit alpha: MNIDKKIADDLVANDVSFITTVPCKQLAGVIEEVDQRDDIFHIPSNKEDEGMGLCAGAWMGGKRPAIIMQNTAIGVTINTLATLTQFYRMPLPMLISYRGELREPVACQVEMAVHTKALLAQLNIPTYHFHKQSDVEEFDNILKYTFMCNKPVAILTDANFWGGYGDQ; the protein is encoded by the coding sequence ATGAACATCGACAAAAAGATCGCGGATGATCTCGTCGCCAATGACGTCTCTTTCATCACTACTGTACCCTGCAAGCAGCTGGCCGGGGTAATTGAAGAAGTCGATCAACGCGACGACATTTTCCATATCCCGTCCAACAAAGAAGACGAAGGCATGGGCCTGTGCGCAGGTGCATGGATGGGGGGCAAGCGCCCGGCAATCATCATGCAAAACACAGCCATCGGCGTGACCATCAACACATTGGCCACGCTAACCCAGTTCTACCGGATGCCTCTGCCGATGCTGATTTCGTATCGTGGCGAACTGCGCGAACCCGTGGCCTGTCAGGTTGAAATGGCAGTGCATACCAAGGCGCTTTTGGCGCAGCTCAACATCCCGACCTATCACTTCCACAAGCAAAGCGATGTCGAGGAATTTGACAACATTCTGAAATACACCTTCATGTGCAACAAACCCGTGGCGATCCTCACCGATGCCAACTTCTGGGGAGGCTACGGCGACCAATGA
- a CDS encoding universal stress protein — protein MYKKILVPMALDHGISQHTLEIARALCASGGQITALHVYEVPKGSVSTYIGEDTVRRGYERANEILQEKVAGLDDVNAQITRGQAHRAIIEYAVTHDFDCIVIGSHKPGLTDYLIGSTAARVVRHAPCAVHVHRDS, from the coding sequence ATGTATAAAAAGATACTCGTACCGATGGCCCTTGATCATGGGATTTCCCAGCACACGCTGGAAATTGCCCGCGCACTTTGTGCGTCTGGGGGTCAGATCACGGCCCTACATGTGTATGAAGTGCCCAAGGGATCGGTCAGCACTTACATCGGTGAAGACACCGTGCGCCGTGGATATGAACGTGCCAACGAGATCCTTCAGGAAAAGGTGGCCGGGCTTGACGATGTGAATGCGCAGATCACGCGCGGACAAGCACATCGGGCCATAATCGAATATGCTGTGACCCATGATTTCGACTGCATCGTGATCGGATCACACAAACCCGGTCTTACCGACTACCTTATTGGGTCCACAGCCGCGCGGGTGGTGCGTCACGCCCCTTGTGCGGTGCACGTGCACCGAGACAGCTAG
- a CDS encoding alcohol dehydrogenase catalytic domain-containing protein — translation MKALVCEGIETLGYRDVPKAEAREGEHLIRIMASGICGSDMHAYLGHDDRRPAPLILGHEAAGIIEGGPQDGRRVTINPLVTCGTCAACVAGRENLCGDRQIISMPPREGAFAQYVAMPDSNLVTVPDTVPLSKAALAEPLAVSWHAARLALDAIHPKMKRTALVIGGGAIGLAAALALRAMGVDDITIVEPNEKRRVFLAERCDQTVMDNATKHASIVIDAVGYAATRALASAIAVPGGVIAHVGLGEDTDGLDIRRMTLQEITFIGTYTYTSQDFRDAAHAIFDGRLGMLDWIEKRGLSDGAEAFRDLRSGAVASPKIVLDPWS, via the coding sequence ATGAAAGCTCTGGTTTGCGAAGGTATTGAAACGCTCGGGTATCGCGATGTCCCCAAGGCTGAAGCGAGAGAGGGTGAACACCTGATCCGCATCATGGCGTCGGGGATTTGCGGCTCCGACATGCATGCCTATCTGGGGCATGATGACCGGCGACCGGCGCCGCTGATCCTTGGGCACGAAGCTGCAGGCATCATCGAAGGCGGCCCGCAAGACGGCCGCCGCGTGACCATCAATCCGCTTGTGACCTGCGGAACCTGCGCGGCTTGTGTCGCTGGGCGCGAGAACCTTTGCGGGGACCGCCAGATTATCTCGATGCCGCCGCGCGAAGGGGCGTTTGCACAATACGTGGCGATGCCGGACAGCAATCTTGTGACCGTCCCGGACACCGTACCTTTGTCCAAGGCCGCGTTGGCCGAGCCGCTTGCAGTGAGCTGGCACGCAGCGCGTTTGGCGCTGGACGCGATACATCCAAAGATGAAGCGTACGGCGCTTGTCATCGGTGGTGGAGCGATCGGATTGGCAGCGGCGCTTGCGCTGCGCGCCATGGGCGTGGATGACATCACGATCGTCGAACCGAATGAAAAGCGCCGCGTGTTCCTTGCCGAGCGTTGCGATCAAACCGTGATGGACAATGCCACCAAACATGCCTCAATTGTTATCGATGCGGTCGGATATGCCGCCACACGCGCCCTTGCGTCCGCAATCGCAGTTCCCGGCGGAGTGATCGCGCATGTAGGATTGGGGGAAGACACCGACGGCCTCGATATCCGACGAATGACACTGCAAGAGATCACGTTCATCGGAACCTACACCTACACGTCGCAAGACTTCCGCGACGCAGCTCATGCCATATTTGATGGGCGCTTAGGAATGCTTGACTGGATTGAAAAACGCGGGCTGTCTGACGGGGCAGAAGCCTTTCGCGATCTGCGCAGTGGCGCGGTCGCCTCGCCTAAAATCGTGCTCGATCCATGGTCATAA
- a CDS encoding SDR family NAD(P)-dependent oxidoreductase, with amino-acid sequence MDDPRSLFDLTGKVACITGASSGLGRRAAIALSAAGARVVSVARRKDALQSLTAEIGGDAACVAADVADRENLGSLCGAISAPFGSPDILIHAAGVNTRQPADEVTPEGWDQTLALNLSTPFFLSQALVPAMKKKSWGRIVNFASLQTTRAFPGGIAYGASKAGVGQLTRATAEAWSPYGITANAIGPGFFPTELTQAIFDDDDRANRNAAQTCIGRNGRLEDLDGPLLFLCSDASSFVTGQVLMVDGGFTAK; translated from the coding sequence ATGGATGATCCGCGATCTCTATTTGACCTGACGGGTAAGGTCGCCTGCATCACCGGGGCCAGTTCTGGTCTTGGTCGGCGGGCGGCGATTGCTTTGTCTGCGGCAGGTGCGCGAGTCGTATCCGTTGCGCGGCGTAAAGATGCGCTTCAAAGCCTGACCGCCGAGATCGGGGGAGATGCTGCCTGTGTGGCGGCGGACGTCGCGGACCGGGAAAACCTTGGTTCCCTGTGTGGCGCTATATCAGCACCGTTTGGATCGCCAGATATCTTGATCCATGCGGCTGGGGTGAACACGCGTCAGCCAGCGGATGAGGTTACACCTGAAGGATGGGATCAGACGTTGGCCCTGAACCTCTCGACCCCGTTTTTTCTAAGCCAAGCGCTCGTTCCGGCGATGAAGAAGAAAAGCTGGGGCCGCATCGTGAATTTTGCATCTTTGCAGACCACACGTGCCTTTCCTGGCGGCATTGCCTATGGCGCGAGCAAAGCGGGGGTCGGCCAATTGACCCGCGCGACGGCCGAAGCTTGGTCGCCCTATGGCATCACCGCCAATGCAATAGGTCCGGGGTTCTTCCCGACCGAACTGACACAGGCGATTTTCGATGATGATGACCGTGCAAATCGCAACGCCGCCCAGACCTGTATCGGGCGCAATGGGCGGCTTGAGGATTTGGACGGTCCGCTTCTCTTCCTGTGCTCGGACGCGTCATCCTTTGTGACGGGGCAGGTCCTGATGGTAGACGGAGGGTTCACAGCGAAATGA
- the hisD gene encoding histidinol dehydrogenase, whose amino-acid sequence MTREYLKKAILTSRSDEGETAKTVRQILSDIEIGGEASALEYAKKFDKYDGNVRLTPDEIEEASALVPQKLKDDILFAHDNVRRFAEVQKATVADVEYEINPGLIAGQKAIPVTAAGCYVPAGRYRHIASAIMTVTTAKVAGCEHITVCSAPQPGVGLYPAIVYAAHACGADKIMAIGGVQGIASMAFGLFEQPKANIIVGPGNQFVAEAKRTLYGRVGIDMIAGPTDSLILADKGADPHIVATDLVSQAEHGYNSPVWLVTDHRPLAEDVLARVPGLIADLPELNRENAEAAWRDYAEVMVCSDREEMAATSDEYAPEHLTVQADDLDWWLGRLRCYGSLFLGEETTVSYGDKAAGTNHVLPTSGAASYTGGLSVHKYMKIVTWQRATREGSKAVAEATARISRLEGMEGHARAADVRLEKYFPDETFDLTANG is encoded by the coding sequence ATGACACGTGAATACTTGAAAAAGGCAATCCTCACTTCTCGCTCGGACGAAGGCGAGACGGCAAAGACCGTCAGACAGATCCTCTCAGATATTGAAATCGGCGGCGAGGCTTCAGCGCTGGAGTATGCAAAGAAGTTCGACAAATACGACGGGAACGTGCGGCTTACCCCCGACGAAATCGAAGAGGCAAGCGCGCTGGTTCCGCAGAAACTAAAAGATGACATACTATTCGCGCATGACAATGTGCGACGGTTTGCGGAAGTGCAAAAGGCGACGGTTGCAGATGTGGAATACGAGATCAATCCGGGCTTGATTGCTGGCCAAAAGGCAATTCCGGTCACGGCCGCTGGATGCTACGTCCCTGCTGGTCGCTATCGCCACATCGCCAGTGCGATCATGACCGTAACAACCGCCAAGGTCGCTGGCTGCGAGCACATTACTGTCTGTTCGGCACCTCAACCCGGCGTAGGTCTGTATCCCGCAATCGTATATGCGGCCCACGCGTGCGGGGCTGACAAGATTATGGCAATCGGGGGGGTGCAGGGCATTGCCTCTATGGCGTTTGGTTTGTTCGAGCAACCCAAGGCCAACATCATCGTCGGACCGGGAAACCAGTTCGTTGCCGAGGCCAAACGCACCCTTTATGGGCGTGTTGGCATCGACATGATCGCGGGCCCGACAGACAGCCTGATCCTTGCAGACAAGGGGGCTGACCCACACATCGTCGCGACCGATCTCGTGAGCCAAGCAGAGCATGGGTATAATTCTCCAGTGTGGCTGGTGACGGATCATCGGCCTTTGGCTGAAGATGTGCTGGCTCGGGTGCCGGGGTTGATCGCGGACCTGCCTGAATTGAACCGGGAAAACGCCGAGGCCGCATGGCGCGACTATGCAGAGGTGATGGTGTGCTCGGATCGCGAGGAAATGGCGGCCACGTCCGACGAGTATGCGCCGGAGCATCTGACCGTTCAGGCCGATGACTTGGATTGGTGGTTGGGGCGGTTGCGCTGCTACGGATCGCTGTTCTTGGGTGAAGAGACAACTGTTTCCTATGGCGACAAAGCAGCAGGAACCAACCACGTTCTACCCACGTCAGGTGCGGCGAGCTACACGGGTGGCTTGAGCGTGCACAAATACATGAAGATCGTCACATGGCAGCGCGCCACCCGCGAAGGGTCGAAAGCGGTCGCCGAAGCAACGGCCCGTATTTCACGTCTTGAGGGCATGGAAGGGCACGCACGAGCGGCGGACGTCCGTTTGGAGAAATACTTCCCCGACGAAACCTTCGATTTGACCGCAAATGGATGA